The DNA sequence GCACAATGTAATTATGTAAGTACAGTATAGACTTTTTGTATACGTACCTCCTAAAGGATTATTTGGTGTGTTTATGACAATAAGTCCGTAATCTTTCTTTTAAAGTGCAGCAAATAAGTGGAAAAAACACCTTGACTTAGAAGTCTAAAACATGTGATATACTAAATTTAGTGATTGACTTGacctaaaaaaaattaaataaaaaactaaatttAGTGAAGAGAAGCAACGAAAAAAAAGCCAATATATAACAAATAGTCAACATAGTCTTCTTGAACATCGACTATGTTAGCTATTTAGAAGTAAAGACTAAATATGATATGATTAAAGTGGTTTAACATGATTGAAAGTTTGAACTACCAAATTTATTAATCATTCGTATTCATGCAGTGTTTGGTTTAGGCTCCAGGGTCTTTCTTGGCCAAGAAAATAACTATATATATTCTTAAGAATTCAAATCATTTATTATTCATTATTGAGCAAGCATGAACAAAGCCAACTCCGTAAAATACTCTACAGCAGTtcaaaaataacaataaaaatttattaagCTAGGAAAAGAAAGTCGGATCAAGTAACATCGATCTAAAAGAGCGGGAATTACTGTTTATTGCATCATCTTAACCTTTGAAAAGTCCATGTTCGGATTCTGTTCCATGAACTTCTTCAACAACTCCTGCTGCTGCATCTCATCACTAGTAGGACGCCCCATCTGCTTCTGCCTCTGATCAAACATCATCTTCTCAACCGTCCGGCGCGTCTCGGAATCCAGGTCGGACAGTTTGCTGGGCTCAGGTTCAACCTTTTGAGTGTCAATCTCCGGATCACCTTTCAACAAAGACTTCCACCAGTCCGTTTGGTTTTGCTTTGTCAAGAGAATAGAGACAGCACTCTGATCCTCTATGCTCCACAAACACTCATCGGGCTTGATAGACTGAAACAGATCACCGTCGATAATAGGAGCTGGCTGACCCTTGAGTCCAAACTTGAGATGCTTCGCCTTTGCCTCGTACACAATATCCCTTGATTTAGTTCCGGCAGGCACTGGGATCACTATATTAACCTCTTGCAGGCTCTGTGTCCATGAGTACTTTTCCAGATCAAGCCCATTCCCTTTGTTCGGAACTAATTTCGAGCCTTTCCCTTTGTCCTCCTCCACCTTGACCTTTTTCTCTTCTGCCTTGAGCGATGATGATGACTCAGAGGGTGGTGTGGTGACTTTGGTTTCAGTTTGGTTTTGTTCTTCTTGGAAGTCTGAAATTATAGCCATGGATcaatgaaaattgagaaagagTTTTTAAGAATCAAGAACGGATGAAGTCTGAAGTATGAGAGAACAACTAATGATCTCAGTTGTCTTTGCTTTTTGTGTGGGCTTATTCTCTACATGCgaaggtatttatagagaacaTTGTTAACCAAACTTGGCTAGGTTCAGGAGAATAACGAAAAGAAACCTAATCACACTAGGACTAGAAAAACATAATCAAACTGGGAAAGGAAACCTGACTACAGTAGGAATAGGAATTATTCTGATTAGCTTAACCCTGATTAACgctccaggaaaaaaaaaaactgtaattGGTTAGTTTTTAAACTTTGAATAGAGAAATAAAGTTGAAATATATATCTCCTTCCTCTCATGATGTGGGGGTGGTCAATTGATTTGACCAAGTAATGACTACAGTAAATGCGATTATTATTATAGCTGTAAATGCAACGATTAATGTGACATTCAGTGTGGCAATCATGGCGGCCAATAAGTAACGGTTATTGTAGGAGTAAGTACGGCCTTAATGATGACTTGCCGCCCAAGTTATTAGTAACTTGccatgcaagtttacttgcaacCCAGGCCGTAAGTCACCTATAAAATAGGGACAAAGTGATCAGGTATGGCATCGAACTCCAATTGAGACTTCTATACTTGACTCAGAaaaatactgacttaggcatcagagggtcTTTTGCAGGTACCCCCTCTCCTCTCTCACACCGACGGCGAAGAGGAGTCTCCGCTTCTTCGTCAAAGCCAAGAAGAGGAGAAAGATTACGGAGAAGAGTTACAAAGGGAGGTTACGTAGGAAGATTACGGAGGGAGGTTACGTAGGGAGATTACATAGAGAGGTGACGAAGCGGAGAGAAATTACGGAGAGAAGCTATGAAGGAAGGTTACAGAGGGAGCTCGCATAAGGAGGCTATGGAGGGAGCTTACGTAGGGAGAataggcatcggagggtcttTTGCAGGTAACCCCCTCCCCCTCCTCTCTCACACCGACGGCGAAGAGGAGTCTCCGCTTCCTCGTTAAATCCAAGAAACGAAGGGAGGTTACGGAGAGTGGCTACGAAGGGAGGTTACGTAGGGAGATTATATAGAGAGGTGACAGAGCGGAGAGAGATTACGAAGAAAAGCTACGAAGGGAGTTTacggagggagctcgcatagggaggttGCGAAGGGAGCTTATGTAGGGAGACTGCAGAGGGAGGCGACGGAGAAAGATTACGGAGTTGAGAGAAATCACAGAGAGGTGACGAGTTACGAAGCCAAGAGGAGTCTTCGCTTCGTCAACATCAAGTCAACGATGAATAAGAAACCTCTCAATTGTCCCCGGTTCAGCTTCCGCTctagtccgcattaattgttgggtcaaattcCTAATcagaatttttcacctccaacaaatggcaccgtctgtgggaaatACTTTTCCCTAAAACgtgatggcgggagctgccCTTGATGAGATTCCATTTCTGTCACTGAGGACTGGTAGTGACTAAATTCCTCCCTACCAGTCGCCAAATGGGTCCATCCCTAGCCCCATCGACGACCTAAACTTGCCTCTAGTTGACGAGACGCAAAGGTTGAGGCAGGAACATGAGCAATCGGAAGGAAAAGCGGGACGGTGAGGCTCGTCGTCAACGAAAACTTGAAAGCATCCTACAACTTGATAGCGATTCGTCAGATGACGACGCCATCGGTGATCCCCATCAAACTAACAACGTAATGCGGGCGCTAGAGGCGTCATCGGGGGAATCTCCGGTAGACCCCTCATCGAGAGGGTGGGAGGCACATTGAATGGGGGCCAGAACGGTGGAACCGGATTAGGCCAATTCAAAAGGGTGCGCAACGAATTGTGGCTCGAGAAGATGGAAAAaatgattgatgcatgcaaGCGTGTCGGCCCTCGAGAGCTGGCGGTGGAAATCAAGAGGGACGTCGGTATGTCTCCATTTATTGATGACATCCTGAATGGGGCGAAACCTCGTCGGTTTACCATGCCAATGTTCCAAAAATATGACGAAACGACCGACCCTATGAGAAATTAATGTCTATCGAGACGACCGATGAGAAATTAATGTGCAAGTTCTTCCCCTCAAGTCTCACAGGGCTGGCGTCAACGTGGTTCCAAGACCTCAAACAGCATTCCATACCAGATTTTGACACATTAAGTCGCGCTTTCATTTCACAATACTTCTGCAATAGCAAACAAAAGAAGGACTTGGCGACTCTGTTCAGTACTAAGCAAAAGCCAGGGTAAAAGGTAGGAAGTTTTTTTGAAAGGTTTAGAGCTGAAATGAGCCATGTTAATTGTGATCCCTAATTCGCCGCAATCGCGTTCCGAGAAGAATTGCTTTTGGGAACACCGTTATACCAAAGTTTGCTGCGCGATCCACCAAAGGACATGGACGACATCATTACAAGGGTTTAGGGGGAGATCAGAattgaaaaagccaaagaagcaCGCGAAGACCCGACACTAGAATGGCTGCAAGACAAAAGCTTATTTGAGTCCTGATTTGGGAACATCGGCGTCGTCTATGAGATGAGATGCCGACTCTAAACAAGGAACGATGATCTTCTTATACGGGCATCTACATTTTCAACACGAGGAAGGCCTAGATGAAATTCAAAGAGGGGTGCCCAAAGAGAAATATAAAGATGTGGAGCCCATAGAGAAATATGAGCTTTGGAAAATTTCTCTCGGGATGAATTCCTaaggagaaaatttgggggcaatGTGGGGGTGGTCAATTAGTTTGACCACGAATCAAGACAATTAAAGGGAAGTAATGACTACAGTaaatataattattattatagCCGTAAATGCGACGATTAATGTGACATTCAGTGTGGCAATCATAGCCGCCAGTAAGTAGCGGTTATTGCAGGAGTAAGTAAGTCCTTAATGATGACTTGCCGCCCAAATTTACTTgcaacccaagccataagtcaCCTATAAATAGGGACAAAGTGATCAGGTATGGCATCGAACTCTAATTGAGACTTCTATACTTGACTCATAaaaatactgacttaggcatcagagggtcttttgcaggtaccccccctccTCTCTCACACCGACGGCGAAGAGGAGTCTCCGCTTCTTATTCAAAGCCAAGAAGAGGAGAAAGATTACGGAGAAGAGCTACAAAGGGAGGTTACGTAGGAAGATTACGGAGGGAGGTTACGTAGGGAGATTACATAGAGAGGTGACAGAGCGGAGAGAGATTACGGAGAGAAGCTACGAAGGAAGGTTATGGAGagagctcgcatagggaggcTACGaagggagctcgcatagggaggcTACGAAGGGAGCTTACGTAGGGAGAATAGGCATCGAAGGGTCTTTTGCAGGTTACCCCCCCCTCCTCTCTCGCACTGACTGCGAAGAGGAGTCTCCGCTTCCTCGTTAAAGCCAAGAAACGAAGGGAGGTTACGGAGAGTGGCTACGAAGGGAGGTTATGTAGGGAGATTATATAGAGAGGTGACAGAGCGGAGAGAGATTACGAAGAGAAGCTATGtagggagctcgcatagggaggcTGCGAAGGGAGCTTACGTAGGGAGACTACAGAGGGAGGCGACGGAGAAAGATTATGGAGTGGAGAGAAATCACGGAGCGGTGACGAGTTACAAAGCCAAGAGGAGTCTTCGTTTCGTCAACATCAAGTCAACGACGAATAAGAAACCTCTCGATTGTCCCCTGTTCAGCTTCCACTctagtccgcattaattgttgggtcaaattcCTAATTTGactttttcacctccaacacaTGACCTTGCTGGCTTGCTCTATGCGGCACCCAATTACTATGGCCGATTGGAAATTGACTAATCTAAAACAATATCCTTgtgtctttctaaatgtacccagcaaataacTAAACACCCAGTAAGTTTTTTACACCCAGCAAAATGATAGAATTTCTAATTGCACTTAGCAGCTTTTCCAATAATACCCTCACTTTTAATTAAACCTAGCAAAACTCACACCCAAAACCCACACCTGGTCCCAAACTCAAGAATTTTTCTCTTAGAGTTCATCGTCATCGCCACCTCCTTCGCTCTTCCTATTAGTTTGGTGGCTGACTACCGAAACCTTTAATAAGTCTTTGGGGTAGTGTTGACACAAGCATTCATATCGTTGCTTCCGCTTCACGAAAGGTTACCTACCCATATATACCATCATATGAATAAACACCATTAAATTAGCTACTAGTAGTCTAGTACAAATTAACCAAGATTAATatcataattaattaaatataatcATGTATATGTTCATCAAGATATGGCAGAAAACAATTAGGAAGGCATGTATGTAATATTTACAATAGGGCCAATGATAAAAGATGTCATTTTGAAGTGCCTTATTATAATTCAGGATACACAAATATCCcaatgataattaaggtcacctcCTAATAACCTGCCACTAAAATTGAGcgtaattacaaaatataccACTCGCACCTCTCCCTCCTTCCCGTTATCTGATCCCGTCTGAACCCTTCTCGACCCTtaccaatctctctctctctctctctctctaaatttcGCTCCCAATTTGATAATGCGATTGCAATCGCCGCGATCTGAGTCACTGTTTTTGAATTCGTCGGGGTTTGATCGGACTAGGAATTTATGACATCGCGGTGGCGATGGAGGAGGACCCTAGGTTAGGGTTTGAGTTTTTGGGAGCTATCTGCTCGAAATTGGTGACAGTGGCGTCGATGCTCAGCTCCGGTGACATTTCTGATAGCTACAGCTCCGGCCTTGGATCGATAACTGATCGCTTAGGGTTCCGGTCCTCCCATTCGCTCTCAAATTTCCTTCAATGTTGTGATTCGATCGCTTGAAGAGTACCGGTTTGCTAATTCGCTCACTTGAAGAGTACCGGTTTGCTAAGGTTATGATTCAATAGTAGGATAGGGTTAGGTTTTGTGGCTCGATCAGAGCTCTGACTGTGTCTCTGTGCTTGCAGCAAGAGGATGAAGAGATGCTAGTACTGCATAAGGATTTGGTCGAAGGTCTCCTCAGCCCATGGATGGTTTGTATTTTCAACACTAACACCATCATTTACTGTTttgatttcataatttttgtgTTGCGTAGTTGATCTGGATAATTGAGCTTTCTGCGAAATTGGTGCAGTTGTGTGATTAGATTGTGAGTGAATGGATTTTTTGTAGGTTTTTGTTTGATACATGTTGATTACAGATAAAGCATATACATAATGTTTAGAATCTCATGTCCTGCTGCTTGCTGGGATCTCATTGAGTCTATGAAATCTGTAACATGTGCATCTCTACATGgttcttgattttgttttggatttttatgGCATTTGATGTTTATAGTAGCTCAAGTAGAGCCGGCTAGTACAGTTGATAATCAGCCAGTGGAGGAGCCTCTATCTGTGAAATTCACTTGGACAATTGAGAACTTGTCTAGGTTGAACACCAAAAAGCACTACTCTGACATGTTCATTATTGGTGGTTATAAATGGTATTCTTCCCTTGACAATCATCGTATGGTCTAATTTAGCTCTTGATCTACATATGAGATTTTACTAGCACAGGGTTGTGTTATTTGTATAAACTTGTATTCTTATGCTTCTTTGGGATTTAGGTAGTTTTCATAGTATTTTATATTCTAGAAAATGTATTCAATCAAAGATGTCGGTTGCCATGATTCTTTGTGTTGATGGTGCCAATTTCGAGTTGGTTATTGGCTTTAAAAATGCAGATTGGCTATTGCCTTGTCCATTGGGTCAGCATGGCGTAGACAACAACTATTCATTCTCATTCACTGACAGGAGGTATCAGGCTTATAACTCACAATTACTGTATGTTTATAGTTGATAAGATTACTTTGAGACCTGAAACTTGAAAATCATAATTCAGAAAGACTATATTGCATTAGCCTTAGTGCTTATAAGCACCTCCCTTGTACTATGCATTGGATGTCTATGCAAATCTCTTTTTATTACTGGTGACTGTTTTGATCTTTGCTTTTGTAGTCAAAGTATATGGGAGCATTTGACCTGGTATGCATGATTTTGTCTACAGCGTCATTCTAAAGTTAGAATAGATGCTATACCTGACTCCCAATACATGTGTTGGCCATTTGAGCAGAGTTGATATGATGCTGAAACATGAAAGAATGATGAAATTTGTTTTGTTAATTTGTTGGCGTTTTgatcagtttaatttgtaaatttgAATTTGGGTGTGTATTGAGAAGTGAGTTTATATTGTTATTTATGAAGTTCGCTAAGTGTGCTctgccttctttttttttttcctctgttgATTAGATGGAAAGGCTTATAAGAAGGCAAGACGTCCTCATGAGAAGGAACATTTGGATGCTGAGCTGAAGCTTGTTGGAGAATATGGGATTTGGTGCAAGAGGGAGTTGTTGGCCAAGTCATTATTAACCTCAAATCACTGGTTATATCACTAGTCAAGTTACTGATCATGTCATagtcatgaacatgtcactgacTATGTCATGGTTAATTCCTGGTCAAATCACTGgcaaagtcactgttaacctcaagtcagtggctgtgatgccccagaaatttgtatttattttccgaggattttccggaatctaatttgtggttattagactgtttcgtggctcgtgaatgaagcggaagtgtttcggatgaatttttattcggaaaatACGACTTTAGGGGTgtcgcaaaggttgacttttgatacgttaagattctctaaaaacttccttcacgaaagttgtagagcacgtcgatacgagttcgtggacatatggaacgcgtcaatcggagttcgtatgaggaagttatggctatcagaagaagtttctattttagtataaatatggaatttcagaaattattttcataattccatttccatttccggaaatcacttttctctctcttttctctctcggtcgacacCTTCACTATTGAGATTTTTCGTTTGACCCGACCCAGAACCCGGCGACCCGACCCTGCTTTTCCGGCGGTCTCCGCTCGTGAAAACTTTCAGATCAGCCCGCCTCGGTCGTCTGCTCCTCcatctggtgtcctctagcagcgatcctcctccacggcggcgctgcaagtaGACAAAGTTAGGTGATTTCGGACCCGACCAGAAATCCTAGCTCCGGTGACGGCACTGCTTCAAGTTTCATTCTTTGGGTTCGTGAAAGCTTTctggatcgatctatggtgtttgtttggatcgatttacgtggaaataaGTTCAActcaaaaattcaaagcttgtgaggtagttttcgatcctttatgattgttttttgacttcgagctagctatgaaaattcacaagcaagATTAGATGAAcatttttgatgttgggagttttgggaaataatgagttttggccggcggcggtgcatcACCGCCTATGGCGGCGTTCTAGCCATATtaggaactgtttctggtattatatatgttttactcgttgatacgagcgtttcgatatataatttgtaggattaaattcagtttagtccctcaaactttaggccaaacatcagtttggtccctcttctttttttttaatcaaactcatCCCTGATCTCTCAAATTGCATCAACTTCgttcaaaatttgaatttgactccGAAGATGACATCATCCGCTGAGCTGGAGCCGACAAGGAGGTCCCACATATCTGATTCTGAACCCACAAGAAGGgtaaaatggacatttcaaatttaatttaatttctaatttttttctcttattttctctattttcttctctctctctctctctctctctctctctccccttcctcTCTAGATCGACGACCATGAAACCCCTTctaccacctccacctccacctccacctcccttCGATCTGAAGCTCCACACCACGCCGTCTCGCtcctcgtcctcctcctcctccccgaTCGGAATCTTCCTCTCTAGATCGACGACCACGAAATCCCTTCTACCacttccacctccacctcccttCGATCTGAAGCTCTACACCACACCGTCTCGCTCCTCGTCCTCCTCGATCGGAATTGGTGGCGTAGGCACAACCTTCTCTCTATCTCCCCAAACCCGATTAAAGCTAGCCCTAATTTCTCACATTCACCCAGTTCCATCAAATATCACCCACGGTTGGTTTCTCCATGACCTCCGAGTCGAGCTCCGGCGAAGAAAACTTCGACCCGAAGCCCAACCAGATTGCAAAGTGAAGGAATCGAGCGAGGGTTTGGGGTGTGATGGAGGTGGTGGTATTCTGTGGGCGAGGACCGAATCGGAGCTGGAGGCTGACGGGCCAGCGAGCCCTAGCAGCAGCTGTTATGCCTGCAGGTGGGGTACCCCTGACCTCCGATCGCTTCCCTTCCGATCGCCGCCGCAGATCTCTGGTCCATCCTCAGGTAAACAATCACAGAGACGTGCTCTGTTGGTTTTGTTATCTGTTGGAAACTCTGTTGTTTTTGGAGGCCTGTGATTTGGATGTGCccagaaagatgaggttttgggTGTAGAGAGAAGATTTGGGGGCCGGCCATTTCGGTTTGTTTGAATTTCTGGATTTTGCTTTTTCTGTGATTTGAAGTTGGGCTCATCTTACGATTTTATTTGGATTGGATTTAGtttgcaattttgattttgggagaagAAAATGGATATGATGTGCAGTTGGGGAGGGGGCGGTTTTGAGATTCATGGTGGGTAGTGGGAGCTTGTGAGCAGAGATTCATGGTGGCCGGCCGGTATTCATGGTGGCTggtaatgagagagagagagagagagagaaaataagagaaaaaaaattagaaattaaattaaatttgaaatgtccattttacCCTTCTTGTGGGTTCAAAATCAGATATGTGGGACCTCCTTGTCGGCTCCAGCTCAGCGGATGACGTCATCTTCggagtcaaattcaaattttggacgaaGTTGATGCAATTTGGGAGATCAGGGatgagtttgattaaaaaaaaagaagagggacCAAATTGATGTTTGACCTAAAGtttgagggactaaactgagtTTAATCCTAATttgtaaattttggagttcgaatggatttgttatgatttttatggtttcataccggttgatttattcgatccgtgaggatctgagtgtccgatcgacttgtggtttggatacatcgatcgtggaagtgttctggagactttgggaggtctcggaagtGGTTTCGCCTAAATTTGGAGTTACCTTTagattttggttcgatttggggattcgaactttattaaaTTGTGATTCGTTAACTGaatcagagctgtaattccttaggtacgctCCTCGGTATTCTTTGGACAgctattttgggtggtttggctgctttgttttgtattgaagacgcaacgggagtttcgaggtgattaatctcacaaggttcattaatgaatggaATTACCTTtgtcgttttgagagttattgatttaactgcaaactatagttgatattagtagacattcctgagcggatgactatatatatatatatatttacgtgaaatatatatgtttagtggtttgtggatttatgaaaacaatatgcatgaatgatgctttttattgttttgggttgtggttttttggaaaacaaatgattgtggaattgttgattcgatttgttttgaaaagcgttgagatttgggaaaatctttgagatttgtgtatgaaaacaatatgcatggaatgatactttttattgttttgtgttatggtttttcggaaaacaatgattatggaaatgttgatttcgattgttttcaaaggcattgcgatttgtgtaacattttgggtccaatgtgACTCctttaagagcatctccaatgggtttgttatt is a window from the Rosa chinensis cultivar Old Blush chromosome 2, RchiOBHm-V2, whole genome shotgun sequence genome containing:
- the LOC112184090 gene encoding protein BOBBER 1, which gives rise to MAIISDFQEEQNQTETKVTTPPSESSSSLKAEEKKVKVEEDKGKGSKLVPNKGNGLDLEKYSWTQSLQEVNIVIPVPAGTKSRDIVYEAKAKHLKFGLKGQPAPIIDGDLFQSIKPDECLWSIEDQSAVSILLTKQNQTDWWKSLLKGDPEIDTQKVEPEPSKLSDLDSETRRTVEKMMFDQRQKQMGRPTSDEMQQQELLKKFMEQNPNMDFSKVKMMQ